A window of the Mesotoga prima MesG1.Ag.4.2 genome harbors these coding sequences:
- a CDS encoding ABC transporter ATP-binding protein: MTLLETRDLSVSYNEVPALRRVSIKVMKGEVVSVLGPNGAGKTTLLKSISGLVGSEPGSKILLNGEEIQHLAPHKITRLGVIHVPEGRQVFAELSVQENLEVAATRIGLSKARPNIERVYELFSELKSRKNQMAGTLSGGEQQMLAIGRAIVSDPVIMMIDEPSMGLAPVIVKRIFETLKKFVKDTGLTMLIVEQNAKLSLPMSDRVYIVSQGQIKLEGSVDEVKSDERIREMYFGGK; the protein is encoded by the coding sequence ATGACTTTGCTTGAAACGAGAGACCTATCTGTCTCCTACAATGAAGTTCCTGCTCTCAGAAGAGTATCTATAAAGGTGATGAAAGGAGAAGTTGTTTCCGTGCTAGGCCCAAACGGAGCGGGAAAGACAACTCTCTTGAAGAGCATCTCTGGACTGGTCGGTTCTGAACCCGGCAGCAAAATTCTGCTGAACGGCGAGGAGATCCAGCATCTTGCTCCCCACAAGATTACTAGACTTGGAGTTATTCACGTTCCGGAAGGAAGACAGGTTTTCGCGGAGCTCTCCGTGCAAGAGAACCTAGAAGTCGCCGCCACCAGAATCGGGCTTTCTAAGGCTCGCCCAAACATTGAGAGAGTTTACGAACTCTTTTCCGAGCTCAAATCTAGAAAGAACCAGATGGCAGGTACTCTTTCCGGAGGAGAGCAGCAAATGCTTGCTATAGGAAGAGCGATCGTGTCCGATCCGGTAATTATGATGATCGACGAACCATCGATGGGTCTCGCGCCGGTAATCGTCAAAAGAATATTCGAGACCCTGAAGAAATTTGTCAAGGATACTGGCCTTACGATGCTGATAGTCGAACAGAACGCAAAGCTTTCACTTCCAATGAGCGACAGAGTCTACATAGTTTCTCAAGGTCAAATAAAACTTGAAGGCTCGGTTGACGAAGTGAAAAGCGACGAGCGAATCCGCGAAATGTACTTTGGTGGCAAGTAA
- a CDS encoding ABC transporter ATP-binding protein — protein sequence MDILRTENMTKRFGGVVANNDLSIGIPEGEITALIGPNGSGKTTFINVVTGVHPITSGKVYFKDQDITGMEINRISRLGIARTFQKIRLFENLSVIENVLVARKSFYKSGPLSVVLGTPSFRKEEKENREKAMELLELVGLEDNAYDSPKGMAYGLRRCLEIARALALEPQLIFLDEPAAGMTRDEFKVIMNLMMILKEKGITILLVEHTMDFIKAVADWVYVLNFGQIIAKGTFDVIEKDPLVLKAYLGED from the coding sequence ATGGACATTCTCAGAACTGAAAATATGACCAAGAGATTCGGAGGAGTTGTGGCTAACAATGATCTGTCAATAGGGATTCCCGAAGGCGAGATCACAGCCTTAATCGGTCCCAACGGCTCGGGCAAAACAACGTTCATTAATGTTGTAACGGGAGTACACCCTATCACAAGTGGAAAGGTATATTTCAAGGATCAGGACATAACGGGGATGGAAATAAACAGGATTAGCAGGTTGGGTATTGCAAGAACCTTCCAGAAGATTCGACTCTTCGAGAATCTCTCAGTGATTGAGAACGTACTTGTCGCCAGAAAGTCTTTCTATAAATCCGGCCCTTTGAGCGTAGTTCTAGGAACTCCGAGTTTCAGAAAGGAAGAAAAAGAGAACAGAGAAAAGGCCATGGAACTTTTGGAGCTCGTGGGTCTTGAGGATAATGCTTATGATTCCCCGAAGGGTATGGCATATGGATTACGGCGTTGTCTAGAGATTGCAAGAGCTTTAGCTCTGGAACCTCAGCTGATTTTCCTCGACGAGCCTGCTGCAGGAATGACTAGAGATGAGTTCAAAGTGATAATGAACCTGATGATGATTCTCAAAGAGAAAGGTATAACGATTCTGCTCGTGGAACACACTATGGACTTCATCAAGGCTGTGGCTGACTGGGTATATGTTCTGAACTTTGGCCAGATAATCGCCAAAGGTACGTTTGATGTAATAGAAAAAGATCCGCTTGTTCTCAAAGCTTATCTGGGGGAGGATTGA
- a CDS encoding branched-chain amino acid ABC transporter permease, protein MKKTIFVIGAILLIILFPLFVKNSYHLYLMNRALIHAILATGLVFLTGFAGQISLGQAGFYAIGAYSSAYFTVKLGMPIVVGIIAGIVISVIAGFLLSIPSFKLKAFFLSLVTIAFGQIVWMLVINLTPITGGPYGFFGIPFYSFGGVMLSFGQVFWLFGGLLLLSVFIMFRIKHSHFGRAMLAMNDDDVATETCGISTKKLKIAAFGFSAGLAGLAGALYAHLAGFLSPEPFTFFESSNFVAMAVVGGLRHMSGGVVGGIGLTLLPEFLRFGGWENYYLMVTSLIVIVIVIFMPMGLGPILESLFRKVFRVKRNNTKTL, encoded by the coding sequence ATGAAGAAGACGATTTTCGTAATAGGAGCAATTCTACTAATAATACTGTTCCCACTTTTTGTGAAGAACTCGTACCATCTTTACCTTATGAACAGAGCGTTAATTCATGCGATTCTTGCCACTGGATTAGTTTTTCTCACAGGGTTCGCTGGTCAAATCTCACTGGGGCAGGCCGGTTTCTATGCCATTGGTGCCTACTCCTCCGCTTATTTCACGGTCAAGCTTGGGATGCCGATCGTTGTTGGCATAATTGCCGGTATAGTGATTAGCGTTATTGCTGGATTCCTGTTGAGTATTCCATCATTCAAACTCAAGGCCTTTTTCTTATCTCTTGTAACCATTGCATTTGGCCAGATAGTCTGGATGCTGGTAATAAACTTAACGCCAATCACAGGTGGTCCTTACGGATTCTTTGGAATTCCATTCTATTCGTTTGGGGGCGTGATGCTATCCTTTGGGCAGGTCTTTTGGCTATTTGGAGGGTTATTGCTCCTTTCAGTTTTCATTATGTTCCGCATAAAACACTCGCACTTTGGTAGAGCTATGCTGGCTATGAATGATGATGACGTTGCTACCGAGACTTGTGGAATATCTACGAAAAAGCTCAAGATCGCAGCTTTTGGCTTTTCTGCAGGATTAGCAGGACTGGCGGGAGCACTGTATGCTCATCTAGCCGGTTTTCTCTCACCCGAACCATTCACCTTTTTTGAATCCTCAAATTTCGTCGCCATGGCCGTCGTGGGCGGTCTTAGACATATGAGTGGTGGAGTTGTTGGCGGAATAGGTCTTACGCTTCTTCCCGAGTTTCTGAGATTTGGAGGCTGGGAAAATTACTATCTAATGGTCACTTCTCTAATAGTGATTGTCATCGTAATATTTATGCCTATGGGACTTGGCCCTATCCTAGAAAGCTTATTCAGAAAGGTTTTCAGGGTAAAGAGAAACAACACAAAGACGTTGTAA
- a CDS encoding branched-chain amino acid ABC transporter permease: MLQDILQNIVSGASIGATYGLVGLGVVFLWLTISRINFANISSAMLGAYLFYSFYTQLNLGFFISFVLSIAIIGLYGLGLRIFIYEPIRKRGGGRLEFVVATLMLCTFWLNFIIVTYGALPKPFPPVFGGSNDFISLGGIRIPSLYLNIYLVIAILMVFIYFILNKTLIGKSFRAAAQNREAAALMGIDVKVTTSLSFILATVVVGIAGILLAPIYFVSLELGGGSIGVKGFASAVLGGLTNPYGTILGGISLGLLENFSTLYISSTYRDVISFSVLVAVLILKPSGIFNWKRKKI; this comes from the coding sequence ATGCTTCAAGACATTCTCCAAAACATAGTTTCGGGGGCTTCGATCGGTGCCACATATGGACTCGTAGGACTCGGCGTGGTTTTCCTCTGGCTGACGATCTCAAGAATAAACTTCGCCAACATCTCGTCAGCGATGTTGGGAGCCTATCTGTTCTACAGTTTCTACACTCAGCTGAACCTGGGTTTTTTCATCTCTTTCGTTTTGTCTATTGCCATCATAGGGCTATATGGACTGGGGCTCAGAATATTCATTTATGAGCCAATCAGAAAGAGGGGCGGTGGGCGTCTCGAATTCGTCGTTGCCACACTTATGCTGTGCACTTTTTGGCTCAACTTTATAATTGTCACTTATGGGGCTCTACCAAAACCCTTCCCGCCGGTATTCGGAGGAAGCAACGACTTCATTTCACTCGGTGGCATAAGAATTCCCTCTCTCTACTTGAACATCTATCTTGTAATTGCAATTCTTATGGTTTTCATCTATTTTATACTTAACAAAACGCTTATTGGAAAATCATTCCGTGCAGCTGCTCAAAATAGAGAAGCGGCAGCTCTCATGGGAATCGACGTGAAGGTAACGACCTCTCTCTCCTTCATTCTGGCGACAGTCGTCGTGGGAATTGCCGGAATACTCCTTGCGCCTATTTACTTTGTCTCTCTTGAACTTGGAGGAGGTTCTATAGGGGTCAAAGGTTTTGCGTCGGCAGTACTGGGCGGATTGACAAACCCTTATGGAACGATACTCGGAGGAATATCTCTTGGTTTACTCGAAAACTTCTCGACCCTCTATATCTCTTCAACATATAGAGACGTAATTTCCTTCTCGGTTCTTGTAGCCGTTCTGATACTGAAACCTTCCGGGATATTCAACTGGAAGAGAAAGAAGATATAG
- a CDS encoding ABC transporter substrate-binding protein, which produces MRLNRLLVVAIVLLIGVAALGSTIKVALVAPFTGLGSILGDYIKMGAQLALEEINAAGGINGDMLEMVVYDDAANPSTAANVIRRALFQDKVVAVFGPNMSSSVIGVHQLAQQAKVPMLVGATSPSFRYSVIPNDFLFRLRADDKVKVIQLVKYAVEELGIEKPGVIYGSTDYCLAALDVAKEEFPKYGIEIVAMEQIKEGDKDATGQLLKLKNAGFDGLIGLTHESEAAVTVNQLRQLQIDVPIIGFSAWGVPAFTDLAPEAAIGVYSVQGFNPIDPDPAVQAFVEAYKARWDGKEPSDPGQAYYDGMYLLADALKNVGTDGTKLAEYLANEANIVGVQGELKCDEHHNFTNVCLISQFDGKDWQIITKLY; this is translated from the coding sequence ATGAGGCTAAACAGGTTACTCGTAGTCGCGATTGTCTTGCTAATCGGGGTTGCGGCGCTGGGTTCAACGATTAAGGTTGCTCTTGTGGCGCCATTCACAGGACTGGGTTCTATTCTTGGTGACTACATCAAAATGGGCGCGCAGTTGGCACTCGAAGAGATCAATGCCGCTGGAGGAATCAATGGCGACATGCTCGAAATGGTTGTGTATGACGATGCGGCAAATCCGAGCACGGCCGCAAATGTTATCAGGAGAGCACTTTTCCAGGATAAGGTAGTGGCTGTCTTTGGACCGAACATGAGCAGTTCAGTCATTGGTGTTCATCAACTAGCACAGCAGGCGAAGGTTCCAATGCTTGTCGGAGCGACTTCCCCTTCATTCAGATATTCGGTGATTCCCAACGACTTTCTCTTCAGACTCAGAGCCGACGACAAAGTCAAAGTCATTCAGCTCGTAAAATATGCAGTAGAAGAGTTGGGCATTGAGAAGCCCGGAGTTATCTATGGCTCGACTGACTATTGTCTCGCTGCTCTCGATGTTGCTAAAGAGGAGTTCCCCAAGTATGGAATCGAAATAGTCGCAATGGAGCAGATCAAGGAAGGCGACAAGGATGCAACTGGTCAGCTTCTGAAACTAAAGAACGCCGGGTTCGATGGATTGATAGGACTTACACACGAATCTGAGGCTGCTGTAACAGTAAATCAACTCAGACAGTTGCAGATCGATGTCCCCATAATTGGGTTCTCTGCATGGGGCGTTCCTGCGTTCACAGATCTAGCACCGGAAGCAGCGATTGGTGTATACTCCGTTCAGGGATTCAATCCAATAGATCCCGATCCTGCAGTTCAAGCATTTGTTGAAGCCTATAAGGCCAGATGGGATGGCAAGGAACCAAGCGACCCTGGACAGGCTTACTATGACGGAATGTACCTTCTGGCAGATGCACTCAAGAATGTTGGAACAGACGGTACTAAGCTTGCTGAATACCTTGCGAATGAAGCGAACATCGTTGGTGTTCAGGGCGAACTCAAGTGCGACGAACACCACAACTTCACAAACGTCTGTCTAATCTCCCAGTTCGACGGAAAAGACTGGCAGATAATCACTAAGTTGTACTAA
- a CDS encoding SPL family radical SAM protein yields MVEEILARRALTKSNIPLTDFTINPYVGCSVGCIYCFAKFIGSFKDYGGVWGRDVRVRKNLTSLLKREIIRHPKRPVFLSTTCDPYQQLEKRYEITRAILRILVSHRVPVYLMTKSALIRRDLDLLQTAEGEAKVLVTITTDREDVRKVLEPGSSSFEERLETIDLLRDNGIQTGAFVGPVLPMNATRVALELSKRVEEVHLDPLNYSFQVKNIFLKFGWQSWLEKYTFQEVEKEFRKHLHLI; encoded by the coding sequence ATGGTGGAAGAAATACTTGCAAGAAGGGCATTAACAAAGTCTAATATTCCATTAACAGATTTCACTATCAATCCTTACGTTGGATGCAGCGTCGGATGCATATACTGCTTTGCAAAATTCATAGGCTCTTTCAAGGACTACGGAGGAGTATGGGGAAGAGATGTGAGAGTCAGAAAAAACCTCACATCTCTTCTGAAAAGAGAAATTATCAGACATCCCAAGCGGCCAGTTTTTCTCAGTACAACCTGCGATCCTTATCAGCAACTCGAAAAGAGATACGAAATCACAAGAGCAATACTGAGAATTCTCGTCTCTCACAGGGTTCCCGTCTACTTGATGACGAAATCCGCTTTGATAAGGAGAGACCTCGACTTGCTCCAGACCGCGGAAGGCGAAGCGAAAGTTTTAGTAACGATAACAACGGATAGAGAAGATGTGAGGAAGGTTCTTGAACCGGGTTCTTCTTCCTTTGAAGAGAGACTCGAGACAATCGATCTCTTAAGAGATAACGGAATTCAGACGGGAGCCTTTGTAGGACCTGTTCTTCCTATGAACGCGACAAGAGTTGCACTTGAACTATCAAAAAGAGTCGAAGAAGTCCATCTGGATCCTCTGAACTACTCCTTTCAGGTAAAGAATATCTTCTTGAAATTCGGCTGGCAATCCTGGCTTGAGAAATATACATTTCAAGAGGTTGAAAAAGAATTCAGAAAACACCTTCACCTGATCTAG
- a CDS encoding RidA family protein → MLRVINTDKAPAAVGPYSQAVAAGGFLFVSGQIPLNPLTGEMVTDFEEACKQSLDNLFSVVAAGGSSPDNIVKVNVYVRDMGKFSILNEIYATYFKGHKPARAVVEVSNLPKNAPVEIEAVAIIP, encoded by the coding sequence GTGTTGAGGGTTATCAATACTGACAAGGCGCCGGCAGCAGTTGGTCCTTATTCTCAGGCAGTTGCGGCGGGAGGTTTTCTCTTTGTTTCTGGACAGATTCCCCTCAACCCGTTGACTGGCGAAATGGTGACGGATTTTGAAGAAGCTTGTAAACAGTCACTTGATAACTTATTCTCGGTAGTCGCCGCCGGCGGGTCGAGCCCAGATAATATCGTAAAGGTCAACGTTTACGTAAGGGATATGGGTAAGTTTTCGATTCTAAATGAGATCTACGCTACTTACTTTAAGGGTCACAAACCTGCCAGAGCCGTAGTAGAGGTCTCCAACCTGCCAAAAAACGCGCCGGTAGAAATCGAGGCTGTAGCGATTATACCGTAA
- the thrS gene encoding threonine--tRNA ligase, translating to MAISIKLPDGSIKEYESGITPAEIAKGISEGLARRAFGAIVDEELWDLERPIEKDASVKLVLDKDPESSRFFRHTMSHILAQAIMRLYGKEKVKLAIGPTIENGFYYDIDLGETRITEEDLPKIESEMSKIIKEDLPVERFELPVSEAIELMKREDQPYKVQLIEDLVKDTGAEKVTFYKQGEFVDLCRGPHVSSTGKVKYFKLTSVSGAYWRGDENNKMLQRVYGTAFAKKSDLEDYLRMIEEAKKRDHRKLGPALGLFTINYEYAPGMPVFLPKGTEMLNQLLQFSREKHVEDGYREVSTPQIMSDALWRTSGHWDHYRDNMYFTEKEDQQFAVKPMNCPGHIIVYKSSSVSYRDLPMKLFEFGKVHRYERSGVLHGLFRVRGFVQDDAHIFCTREQIQQEIMGVIDFVQKIYSPFNFEYRAELSTRPEDYMGEVELWDIATKALEDSLLAKKMEFKVNEGDGAFYGPKIDYHIKDSLGREWQCATIQLDFMMPERFGIKYVGPDNEEYQPVMIHRAIFGSVERFMGILIEHFAGAFPAWLAPTQVSVIPIADRHAEYAESVAAELKSRGFRVEVDDRQKSTNYKIREAQLMKVPYMIIVGDREKEDGTISVRLRSEKDLGSIALQEFMDKLSQEVNMRSATSIFE from the coding sequence ATGGCAATTTCGATAAAACTGCCCGATGGTTCGATAAAGGAATACGAATCAGGGATAACACCGGCGGAGATTGCAAAGGGTATTTCCGAGGGACTTGCAAGACGTGCTTTTGGAGCGATTGTCGACGAAGAACTTTGGGATCTTGAACGGCCTATCGAAAAAGACGCTTCGGTCAAGCTTGTCTTGGACAAAGATCCCGAGTCATCTCGTTTCTTCAGACACACTATGTCCCATATACTAGCCCAGGCGATAATGAGATTGTATGGCAAGGAGAAAGTCAAGCTAGCAATCGGGCCAACCATAGAAAATGGGTTTTATTACGACATAGATCTTGGCGAGACGAGAATCACAGAAGAGGATTTACCGAAGATTGAATCGGAGATGAGCAAGATAATTAAGGAAGATCTCCCGGTTGAGAGATTCGAACTGCCTGTATCAGAAGCCATTGAACTTATGAAGAGAGAAGATCAGCCTTATAAAGTCCAGCTGATCGAGGATCTGGTTAAGGACACCGGTGCTGAAAAGGTTACTTTCTACAAACAGGGCGAATTTGTTGACCTCTGCAGGGGTCCTCACGTTTCTTCGACTGGTAAGGTAAAGTATTTCAAGCTTACATCCGTTTCCGGTGCGTACTGGAGGGGCGACGAGAACAACAAGATGCTTCAGAGGGTTTACGGCACTGCCTTCGCAAAAAAGAGTGATCTCGAAGACTATCTGAGGATGATAGAAGAGGCGAAGAAGAGAGATCACAGGAAGCTTGGCCCGGCGCTTGGTCTCTTCACAATCAATTACGAATATGCTCCGGGTATGCCTGTTTTTTTGCCTAAAGGAACGGAGATGCTTAATCAACTGCTTCAGTTTTCGAGAGAGAAGCATGTTGAAGATGGTTACAGGGAAGTTAGCACCCCTCAGATTATGTCTGATGCGCTTTGGAGAACATCTGGTCACTGGGATCATTACAGGGACAACATGTATTTCACGGAGAAAGAAGATCAGCAGTTCGCTGTCAAACCAATGAATTGCCCCGGGCACATAATCGTATACAAGTCCTCATCGGTAAGCTATCGTGATCTTCCGATGAAACTGTTTGAATTCGGAAAGGTACATAGATATGAGAGATCCGGTGTCTTGCACGGGTTGTTCAGAGTCAGAGGATTTGTTCAGGATGATGCTCACATATTCTGTACACGTGAGCAGATTCAACAGGAGATAATGGGAGTAATCGATTTCGTTCAGAAAATATACTCCCCATTCAACTTCGAGTATAGAGCAGAGCTTTCGACGAGACCCGAAGATTACATGGGCGAAGTCGAGCTGTGGGATATCGCCACAAAGGCACTTGAAGATTCACTTTTAGCAAAGAAAATGGAGTTTAAGGTAAATGAAGGTGATGGAGCTTTCTATGGTCCTAAGATCGATTATCATATAAAGGATTCGCTTGGTAGGGAATGGCAGTGTGCTACAATTCAGCTTGATTTCATGATGCCCGAGCGTTTTGGGATCAAGTATGTTGGACCCGATAACGAAGAGTATCAGCCCGTCATGATTCACAGGGCGATATTCGGCTCCGTTGAGAGGTTCATGGGTATTTTGATTGAGCATTTTGCCGGAGCTTTTCCCGCTTGGCTTGCTCCTACCCAGGTTTCAGTGATCCCAATAGCCGACAGGCATGCAGAATATGCGGAATCGGTTGCGGCCGAATTAAAGTCCAGAGGTTTCAGGGTTGAAGTCGATGATCGCCAGAAGTCAACTAACTACAAGATCCGTGAGGCTCAGCTGATGAAAGTACCTTATATGATCATCGTTGGAGACAGAGAGAAAGAAGACGGGACCATATCGGTAAGGCTGAGAAGTGAGAAGGATCTGGGTTCAATTGCTTTGCAGGAATTCATGGATAAGCTTTCGCAAGAAGTCAACATGAGAAGCGCAACAAGCATTTTCGAGTGA
- the ade gene encoding adenine deaminase: protein MGTNIIDIIPVARGDRPADVLLKNCKIVNVFSGEIEEANLALFKKRIAGIGDYEDGLEVIDLEGSYVVPGLIDAHLHIESSMVSPVEFSKTILARGTTTAIADPHEIANVMGLSGIEYMIKSTEGVPVNLYIMIPSAVPASAMETSGARISVMDMIGFVEKFQNRVLGLGEVMNFPDVINGDRDSIAKIELIRHKYKKIDGHIPGVLGKPLNAYICAFVRSEHECTYVEEAREKLSRGMQILIREGSVERNLVALLPLINEKTYPFVSFCTDDKHPDDIIREGHIDYNIRKAIEHGIDPIIAIRAATINTARHYNLRSMGAIAPGYKADLVVVDNLESFNPRIVFKDSRIVARDGRLVTDVISKSFPQERTNTFKCQKICEDDLRVKAEGRKIRVIELLGSEVLTGGTIADAKIENGCVVSDVDSDVLKLASVCRYCEGKSMSVAFAKGSGLKKGAVATSVGHDSHNLGVLGVNDSDMVCAANRVIEMGGGLVSVVDGKITSELPLKIAGLMSDLTSREVAERLTELKEATKIMGSTLPDLFMTLSFVQLSVIPKLKLTNLGLVDVEKNDFVTLFVEEGEDA from the coding sequence ATTGGAACGAATATCATCGACATAATACCGGTCGCACGTGGCGACAGACCGGCAGATGTTCTTCTTAAGAACTGCAAGATCGTGAACGTTTTCAGCGGGGAGATAGAAGAGGCAAACCTAGCTCTTTTCAAGAAGCGCATTGCTGGAATCGGTGACTACGAAGATGGACTCGAGGTCATAGATCTTGAAGGTTCTTATGTGGTCCCAGGTCTTATCGATGCTCACCTTCACATCGAATCATCCATGGTTTCACCGGTCGAGTTTTCGAAGACAATCCTAGCAAGAGGCACAACCACAGCGATAGCCGATCCTCATGAAATTGCAAATGTAATGGGTCTTTCCGGGATAGAATACATGATCAAGTCCACAGAGGGAGTTCCTGTGAATCTCTACATCATGATCCCCTCCGCCGTCCCCGCATCAGCCATGGAAACGTCGGGGGCAAGGATCAGCGTAATGGATATGATAGGTTTTGTGGAGAAATTCCAGAACAGAGTTCTTGGACTGGGTGAAGTGATGAACTTCCCGGATGTCATAAACGGTGATCGGGATTCAATAGCGAAGATTGAGTTGATTCGACACAAGTACAAAAAGATAGACGGTCACATTCCTGGAGTTTTGGGTAAGCCTCTAAATGCCTACATATGTGCTTTTGTAAGGTCGGAACATGAGTGCACCTACGTTGAGGAAGCGAGAGAAAAACTTTCCAGAGGTATGCAGATACTTATCAGAGAGGGAAGTGTAGAGCGAAATCTCGTTGCTCTTCTCCCTCTAATAAACGAGAAGACTTATCCCTTCGTATCATTTTGTACCGACGACAAGCATCCCGACGACATTATCAGAGAGGGCCATATAGACTACAATATTCGGAAGGCCATAGAGCACGGTATAGATCCAATAATCGCCATAAGAGCAGCCACGATAAACACTGCAAGACATTACAATTTGAGATCGATGGGTGCTATTGCTCCCGGGTACAAGGCCGACCTCGTAGTAGTGGACAATCTAGAGTCCTTCAATCCGAGAATCGTTTTCAAAGATTCTAGAATAGTAGCAAGAGATGGAAGACTGGTCACTGATGTCATCTCAAAGAGTTTTCCACAGGAAAGGACGAATACATTCAAGTGCCAGAAGATTTGTGAGGATGACTTAAGAGTTAAGGCTGAGGGAAGAAAAATCAGAGTAATAGAGCTTCTTGGAAGCGAGGTACTCACCGGTGGCACAATAGCTGACGCAAAAATTGAGAATGGATGTGTTGTCAGCGATGTCGATAGTGACGTCTTGAAACTGGCCTCCGTCTGTCGCTATTGCGAAGGTAAGTCTATGTCAGTTGCGTTTGCAAAGGGCTCCGGGCTAAAGAAGGGGGCAGTAGCAACTTCTGTTGGACATGATTCGCACAATCTTGGTGTATTGGGAGTGAATGATTCCGATATGGTCTGTGCGGCAAACAGAGTGATAGAAATGGGTGGAGGGTTGGTTTCCGTCGTTGACGGTAAGATAACATCCGAGCTTCCTTTGAAAATTGCAGGCCTGATGTCGGATCTTACCAGTAGGGAAGTCGCAGAAAGATTAACAGAATTGAAAGAAGCTACAAAGATTATGGGTAGCACTTTACCCGATCTCTTCATGACGCTTTCTTTTGTGCAGCTTTCAGTTATCCCCAAGCTGAAGCTGACGAATCTCGGCCTTGTCGACGTTGAAAAAAATGATTTCGTCACGCTATTCGTTGAGGAGGGTGAAGATGCCTGA